In Humulus lupulus chromosome 7, drHumLupu1.1, whole genome shotgun sequence, the following are encoded in one genomic region:
- the LOC133792449 gene encoding transcription repressor OFP13-like, with protein sequence MVLASDQTEKLANILDSSWSQSRSFSTTVAVAIGKDKGWKSGELRLENAVQAIKTNRLFFEPGCATNSILGGGGGGASQFPFQDCVVQAIEAANPYIEFRVSMEEMVESYGVIKTGSRNSKHGEKDYDWEYLEGLLSWYLRMNEKKNYGAIVEAFIDVYAGLACCPSSCSFSYNASASSSKSKDWWEININESSFKPAEKELCSN encoded by the coding sequence ATGGTTCTAGCGTCCGATCAGACCGAAAAGTTGGCTAACATTTTGGACTCCTCGTGGTCACAATCGAGGAGCTTTTCGACCACCGTGGCAGTGGCTATAGGGAAGGATAAGGGCTGGAAAAGCGGGGAGCTGCGGCTGGAGAATGCTGTTCAGGCAATAAAAACAAATAGGCTTTTCTTTGAGCCGGGATGTGCCACAAATTCGATACTAGGCGGAGGAGGAGGCGGAGCCTCTCAGTTCCCATTCCAGGACTGTGTTGTGCAGGCAATCGAGGCGGCTAATCCCTACATTGAATTTAGAGTTTCAAtggaagaaatggtagaatcttatggagtgatcaagactggGAGTAGGAACAGCAAACATGGAGAAAAGGATTATGATTGGGAGTATCTTGAAGGGCTTCTTTCTTGGTACTTGAGAATGAATGAGAAAAAAAACTATGGAGCTATAGTTGAGGCTTTTATAGATGTGTATGCAGGGCTTGCTTGTTGCCCTAGTTCATGTTCTTTCTCTTATAATGCCTCTGCTTCGTCTTCCAAATCCAAAGATTGGTGGGAGATCAATATTAATGAAAGCAGCTTTAAGCCAGCAGAGAAGGAATTAtgttcaaattaa